A region of the Streptomyces sp. NBC_00442 genome:
TCTGGATCCGGTGCAGTCGGCGGGTGAGTCTCAGCAACTGCTCGGCCAGCAGACCGTCGGCGTCGGGGGCCCGGGAAATGTGTGGCTGCATACGGGAACAATAACAGGACCTGGTTCATTGTGAGTATAGGTAACAATGAGCTATGCTCTCGAAGTCGTCGCCGCTCCGCCTCCCGGCGGGCGCCCTCATCCCTGGCGAAGGAGCCCATGCGCCCCGAACAATCCACCTGGACACCCCCGCCCCGCGGCGCCGAGCCCCCGGAGCCGGCTCAGGTCCGCCGCATCCTCACCCTGTTCCGCCCCTACCGCGCCCGGCTCGCCATCGTCGGACTGCTCGTGGCCGCGTCCTCGCTCGTCTCGGTCGCCTCGCCGTTCCTGCTGCGCGAGATCCTCGACGTGGCCATTCCGCACCACCGCACCGGCCTGCTGAGCCTGCTCGCCCTCGGCATGATCGGCACGGCGGTCCTCACCAGCGTCTTCGGCGTGCTCCAGACCCTGATCAGCACCACCGTCGGCCAGCGCGTCATGCACGACCTGCGCACGGCGGTGTACGCCCAGCTCCAGCGGATGCCGCTCGCCTTCTTCACCAGGACCCGCACCGGCGAGGTGCAGTCCCGCATCGCCAACGACATCGGCGGAATGCAGGCGACGGTCACCTCCACCGCCACCTCCCTGGTCTCCAACCTGACGGCCGTCGTGGCCTCCGTCGTCGCGATGCTCGCCCTGGACTGGCGCCTGACCTGTGTCTCGCTCCTGCTGCTGCCGGTGTTCGTGTGGATCAGCCGCCGGGTCGGCCGTGAGCGCAAGAAGATCACCACCCAGCGTCAGAAGCAGATGGCCGCGATGGCCGCCGAGGTCACCGAATCGCTCTCGGTCAGCGGCATTCTGCTCGGCCGCACCATGGGCCGTGCCGACTCGCTGACCAAGAACTTCGCCGCCGAGTCCGAGCGTCTGGTCGACCTCGAAGTGCGCTCCAACATGGCCGGGCGCTGGCGCATGTCCACCATCGGCATCGTCATGGCCGCCATGCCCGCCGTCATCTACTGGGCGGCCGGCCTCGCCCTCCAGACCGACGGCCCCTCGATCTCCATCGGTACGCTCGTCGCCTTCGTCTCGCTCCAGCAGGGCCTGTTCCGCCCCGCCGTGAGCCTGCTCGCCACGGGTGTGCAGATGCAGACCTCGCTCGCCCTCTTCCAGCGCATCTTCGAATACCTCGATCTGCCCGTGGACATCACCGAGGCCGACGAGCCGGTACGCCTGACCACGGTGCGCGGCACCGTCCGCTTCGAAGACGTCGACTTCCGCTACGACGAGAAGCAGGAACGCCCCACCCTCGCGGGCATCGACCTGACCGTGCCCGCGGGCGGCAGCCTCGCCGTGGTCGGCCCCACGGGCTCCGGCAAGTCCACGCTCAGCTATCTGGTGCCGCGCCTGTACGACGTGACCGGCGGCCGCGTCACCCTGGACGGCGTCGACGTGCGCGACCTGGACTTCGACAGCCTGGCCCGAGCGGTCGGCGTGGTCTCCCAGGAGACGTACCTCTTCCACGCCTCCGTCGCCGAGAACCTCCGCTTCGCCAAGCCCGACGCCACCGACGAGGAGCTGGAGGCCGCGGCCCGCGCGGCGCAGATCCACGACCACATCGTGTCGCTGCCCGACGGCTACGACACCCTGGTCGGCGAGCGCGGCTACCGGTTCTCCGGAGGCGAGAAGCAGCGGCTGGCGATTGCCCGGACCATCCTGCGCGACCCGCCCGTGCTCATCCTCGACGAGGCGACCAGCGCGCTCGACACCCGCACCGAGCACGCGGTGCAGCAGGCCATCGACGCGCTCTCCGAAGGCCGCACCACCATCACCATCGCCCACCGCCTCTCCACGGTGCGCGACGCGGACCAGATCGTCGTCCTCGACGGGGGAGTCATCGCCGAGCGCGGCACCCACGAGGAACTGGTCGACCGGGACGGCAGATACGCGGCGCTGGTGCGCAGGGATGCCGAGCCGGCCCCCGTGCGGAGTTGAGCCCGCTCTCCCGGTCGCGGCCCGTGTCGCCCGGGGTGGAGCCGGCCGCCGAGGCCCCGCACACGGCGACGCCGCCGCTCCCGTGGGACGGGGAACGGCGGCGCCGGGCGTGACGACCGTCAGACGAGCCAGCCGAGGAAGTGGAAGACGCCGGCGAGCAGGTCGGTGATGAGGTTCATGATCGTGCTTTCTGCTGGTGCGGTGGCATCGGAGCGATGCCGTCGTGGGACTGCGCAAGGCCCGGTCTGCAGCCCGTCGCTTGCGCCCCTCAAGCATCCTTCGCCACAGGGGAGTTGAGCAACGAATGGCGTGACGATCACGCGTACCAGCGAACACCCGATCCCCTGTTCGTGTGTTCTCCTGCTCCGTATGGGCACGCGTCGACGACCCCCGAATGTCTGATATGTCGTAAATTCGGGGGTAGCGTGCCGCCATGAGTGAGACCCCGTACGGCCGTCGCCCCCGGCTGACCCGCCGCGGCCGACTGCTCCTGTTGCTGGTCGCCCTGCTCGTGGTGGCCGCCGTGGTGCTCGTCCTGGTGCTGCGGCAGTCCGGCGCGCCGCCCCGGAGCCTCGTCGTGCCGGAGGGCTGGCGGGCGAGCCAGGTGTACGCGGCCGTCGACAAGCGCCTCGATCTGTCGCCCGGCACCGCCAAGAAGGCCGCGGCCGCCACGAAGCTCAAGCTGCCGGCCGAGGCGCGGGGCAATCCCGAGGGATATCTGTTCCCGGCGACCTATCCGGTCACGGACGACACGACCCCGGGCGGCCTGCTCGGCTACATGGTCGAGACCGCCAACCGGCGTTTCGGTCAGGACCGCATCACGGAAGGCGCCCGGGGTAGTGGGCTGACGGTCTATCAGGTGGTGACCATCGCCGGGATCGTGCAGGCCGAAGCCGACTCGGTGGCCGACATGGGCAAGGTCGCGCGCGTCATCCGCAACCGTCTGCAGCGCGGTATGCCGCTCCAGATGGACTCCACGCTGAACTACGCACTCAACCGCTCGACGCTGGCCACCACGACGGACGACACCAGGACCGACAGCCCGTACAACACCTATGAGCACAAAGGGCTGCCGCCGACGCCCATCGCCAACCCCGGGCAGCAGGCCGTGGACGCCGCGATCCGCCCCACACCCGGCGCCTGGCTGTACTTCGTGACCGTGGCGCCCGGCGACACCCGGTTCACCGACAGCTACGCCCAACAGCTGGACAACGTAAGGGAGTTCAACGAGAACCAGAAGAAGCGCGACGGCGGCCGACCGCAAGGCTGATCACCGGGCCGCTCGCAAGGCTGATCGCAGAACGCATCACACCCCGGCCGGTTCGCGCTCCAGGAGCCGCACGATCTCTCGCACCGCCGCGCGGCCCGCGCGGTTGGCTCCGATCGTGGATGCCGAGGGGCCGTAGCCGACCAGATGGACCCGCTCGTCCCGGACCGCCCTGGTCCCGTCGAGCCGGATGCCGCCACCCGCCTCGCGCAGCCGCAGCGGAGCGAGATGGCCGACGACCGGACGGAAACCGGTGGCCCAGACGATGGCGTCGGCCTCGACGCTCCGTCCGTCGTCCCAGGCGACCCCGTGCTCGGTCAGCCGGTCGAACATCGGCAGCCGGTCGAGGACGCCCTTCGCCCGCGCCGCCCGCACGGCGTCGTTCAGTGGCAGCCCGGTCACCGACACCACGCTCCTCGGCGCCAGCCCGAGACGCACCCGCTCCTCCACCATCGCCACGGCCTCCCGCCCGGCCTCCTCGTCGAAGGGGCCCTCGCGAAAGACCGGCGGCCGCCGCGTCACCCAGGTCGTCCGCGCCGCCACCTCGGCGATCTCCATCAGATGCTGGGTGCCCGAGGCCCCGCCGCCCACCACGACCACCCGCTGCCCGGTGAACGCGCCGGGTCCCGGATAGTCCGCCGTGTGCAACTGCCGCCCCCGGAACACCTCGTGGCCCGGGTAGCGCGGCCAGAACGGCCGGTCCCAGGTCCCGGTCGCGTTGATCAGCGTGCGCGTGGCGAACCCGCCCTCCGAGGTCTCGACGAGCAGCCGGCCGCCGTCGCCCTCCCGTACGGCGGCCACGTCCACGGGCCGGTGCACCCGCAGGCCGAAGGCGTCCTCGTACGCGGCGAAATACTCTCCGATCACCTCGGACGACGGACGTCCGGCGGCCGCGCCGGTCAGCTCCATGCCGGGCAGCGCGTGCATGCCGTGCACCTTGCCGTAGGTGAGAGAGGGCCAGCGGAACTGCCAGGCGCCGCCCGGACGCGGCGCGTGGTCGAGCACCACGAAGTCGCGGCCGGGCTCCAGGCCCGCCCGCCGCAGGTGGTAGGCGCCGGACAGACCCGCCTGCCCGGCGCCTATGACCACCACGTCCATCTCGCGCACCCCGATGCCGTTCACGGTTCTACCAACCGCGCCGGGTGCGGAGATCTTCCCGGGCCGGACCGCTCGGCGACCGCGCCCGGTCAGCGACCGCGTCCGTTCAGCGGCCGCCACCCACGAGGAGCGGGGCCCCGCCCGGCGCGGACGCCGGGCGCCCGCTCGCCGCGGGCACCCCCAGCAGCGGTGAGGCCGGGATGGTCGCGAGAAGCCCGCGTGCCGCGAGGTCCGGGGTCACGCCCTCGCCGAACCAGTAGGCCTCCTCCAGATGCGGGTAGCCCGAGAGCACGAAGTGCTCGACGCCGAGCTCGTGGTACTCCTCGATCCGGTCGGCCACCTGCGCATGGCTTCCGACCAGGGCCGTGCCGGCCCCACCGCGCACCAGACCCACGCCCGCCCACAGGTTCGGCGAGATCTCCAGGGAGTCCCGCGAGCCGCCGTGCAGGGCGAGCATCCGCTGCTGGCCCACCGACTCGCTCTTGCCGAGCGCCTGCTGGGCCGCTGCGATCGTCTCGGCGTCGAGATCGCCGAGCAGCCGGTCGGCCGTCGCCCACGCCTCGCGCGAGGAGTCCCGCGAGATGGTGTGCAGCCGGATGCCGAAGCGCACCGTGCGCCCGCGCTCCTCGGCGAGCCCCCGGATCCAGTCGATCTTCTGCTTCACCTGCGCGGGGGGCTCGCCCCAGGTCAGATAGACATCCGCGTGATCGGCGGCCACCGGGCCCGCGGCCGGCGAGGAGCCCCCGAAGAAGATCTCCGGCAGCGGGTCCGGCGGCAGCGCGGTCAGGCCGCCCTCCACCTGGTAGTGCTCGCCGTCGAAGTCGTACGGCTGCCCGCGCCAGACGCCCCGTACGACCGAGAGGAACTCCGAGGTCCTGGCGTAGCGCCGGTCGTGGTCGAGGTGGTCGCCGAAGCGCCGCTGCTCGGTGGAGTCTCCGCCCGTCACCACGTTGAGCAGCAGCCGTCCGCGCGTGATGCGCTGGTAGGTGGCGGCCATCTGCGCGGCGAGCACGGGGGAGATCACACCGGGCCGGAAGGCGACGAGGAACTTCAGCCGCTCGGTGTGCTGGGCGAGCGCGACCGTCGTCAGCCACGCGTCCTCGCACCACGTGCCCGTGGGCGTCAGCACCGCTTCGAAGCCCAACTGCTCGGCCGCTTTGGCGATTTGGGCCAGATAATCGATGTCGGGCGCGCGCACCCCGGTCACGGGGGAGAGCCGCGAGCGCTTGAGGCCGCCGTCGGTGTAGGCGTGGCGGTCGACCAGGGTACGGCCGTCACCGCCGGTGGGCAGGAACCAGTGCAGGTGAACGGTCATCAGGAAGAGGCCTTTCCGTACGAGCGGGGCGCGGTGGTGGAGGGGGGAAGCGAGCCGTTGAAGCGGGTGTCGACGTAGTCCTTGAAGGAGAAGCGCCGAGGGATCAGCTTCAGATCCGCGAAGGTGTCGGCGATCTGCTGCTCGGAGGAGATCGCGGCGTCGTCCACGGCCACCGCGACGCGGGTTCCGTTGCTGCGCTTCACCGAGTCGAGCGCGACGGAGTAGGGCAGTCCGGTCTCCTTCGACCAGACCTTGGCCCACTCCTCGGGGTGCTTGAAGACCCAGTCCTGGGCGCGGTTGAGGCGCTGCAGATAGTCGCCGATGGCCTTCGCCTTCGCCGGGTCCTTGAGCGCGGCCGGCGAGGCGACCTGGAATCCGAGGCCGTTGACCTGCCCCTCACCGGTCGTCAGGATCCGCCCCTTCTTGGAGCCGAGGACCTGCGAGGTGTACGGGTCCCACACCGCCCAGGCGTCGACCTTGCCCCGGTTGAACGCGGCCAGCGCGTCGGCCGGCTGGAGGTAGGTGGGCGTGACGTCGCCGATGCCGAGCCCGGCCTTCTTCAAGGTGGACAGCAACTGGTAGTGGGCGGAGCTGCCCTGGGCCACGGCGATCGACTTGCCCTTGAGGTCGGAGGGCCGCTTCAGCGGGGAGTCCTCGGGGACGAGGATCGCCTCGCCCGCGGAGGAGCCATGAGTCGCCGCCACGATCTTGATCTTGGAGTTGGCTCCCGCGGCGAAGACCGGTGGCGTGTTGCCGACCCCGCCGATGTCGACGGCCTTGGCGTTGACCGCTTCGAGCAGCGGCGGCCCGGAGGTGAAGGTGGACCATTTGATCGTGTAGTCGAGGTGGTCGAGCTCACCGGCCGCCTTGAGGATGGCCTCCGAACCGCCCTTCTGGTCACCGACGTCGAGCGTGACCGAGCCGGAGCCCGAGCCGGACCCGGCCTTGGTGTCCGCGGCCGAGTTCCCGCCGCACGCGGCCAGAAGCACGGTGAGCGGCAGAAGCATCAAAACGGGCAGGGTGTGGCGTCGCATGGATACGTTCTTTCCTTCGCGGAGATCGCACAGTGCGCGGGGTGCGCCGAGCGGGGTGCGGGCGGGGTCGTTGAGGTTCGGGGCGGGTTCCCGTCAGGTTCCCGTGCCGGAATCGGGCGCCGGAGTCAGGCGGCGGAGGCGGTGGCGACAGCGGGCTGTTCCACGCCGAGTTCGCCCAGCAGGCGGGAGCGCAGCGCGGCGAAGCCGGGCGCGCCGACCGAGCGGGGCCGCTCCAGCGGGACGGACGTGTCATGGGCGATGGCGCCGTCCCGCATGACCAGGACGCGGTCGGCGAGCAGCAGTGCCTCATCCACGTCGTGCGTCACCAGCAGGACCGCGCAGCCGCGTCGCTGCCAGAGTTCGGCGACCAGTTGCTGTGCCTTGATCCGGGTCAGCGCGTCGAGCGCGCCGAACGGTTCGTCGAGCAGCAGCAGATCGGGTTCGCGCACCAGCGCTCGGGCGAGCGAGGCGCGCTGGGCCTCGCCGCCGGAGAGCGTCTTGGGCCACGCACCGGAGCGGTGGCCGAGCCCGACCTCCTCCAACGCCGCCTCCGCGAGCGCCCGTTGGGGCTTGCCGGGCAGTCCGAGCAGTACGTTGCGCCACACCCGCTTCCAGGGCATGAGGCGCGGTGCCTGGAAGGCCACGGCCCGCCGCCGGGGAACCAGCACCGTGCCCTCGATCTCCCGGTCGAGACCGGCGAGTACCCGCAGCAGCGTCGATTTGCCGCAGCCGCTGCGCCCGAGCAGCGCGGTGAACTCGCCCGCCCGCAGGGTGAGATCGAGTCCGTCGATGACGGGTCGCCCGTCGAACGCGCGGGTCAGTCCCTCGACCCGTACGGCGTCGGCATCGGTGGGGGCGGTGGCGGTGGTGGTCACTGGCCCGTGAAGGTCGGTCGCCATTGCAGGAGCAGCCTTTCGAGAGTGCGGACGACGGCGTCGGCGAGCAGGCCGAGGAAGGCGTACACGACCAGGCACACGACGATCACGTCGGTGCGGAAGAACTCGCGGGCCTGGTTCATCAGGAAGCCGATGCCGGCGTCCGCGTTGATCGACTCGCCGAACACCAGGGCGAGCCAGGCCGTGGCGAGGGAGTACCGCAGCCCGGTCATCGCGCCCGGAAGGGCGCCCGGGAGCACCACATGGCGCACCAGACCCCATCGGCCGAGCCCCAACGCCTTTCCCGCTTCCACGAGTTGGGCGTCCACGCCGCGAATCCCGGCGTACACGTTCAGATACAGATGGAAGGCCACGCCGAGCGCGATGAGGGCGACCTTGGGTGCCTCGCCGATGCCGAGCCAGATGATGAACAGCGGGATCAGGCCGACCCAGGGCACGGTGCGCAGCATCTGCACGGTGGCGTCGATCAGGTCCTCGCCGAGCCGCGAGAGCCCGGAGAGCAGGGCCAGGACGATCCCGGCCACGCCCCCGACGAGCAGGCCCACCGCCACGCGCTGGAGCGAGATGCCCATCGCCGACGGCAGCGTCCCGTCCGAGATCAGATCGGTGCCGGCGCGGGCGACCGTGCCGGGCGAGGCGAGCGTGTCGGGGCTCAACACCCCGGTGGCGCTGAGGACTTGCCACAGGACGAGCAGGGTCAGCGGCCCCACGGTGCGGCGCAGCCAGCGCGGCACCGAGCGAAGCCGGCCGCCCCGCGAGGCGAGGGGAACGACGGGTTCGAGTGCGGGGCCGGCGGGTGGCGCGGTGGCGGCGCCGCGGGGCGGGGCGGCTTCTTCGGCCGGGGCGACGGCATCCGGCGGGGCATGGTCGACGGTCATGGGAACTCCATGGGTCCAAGCGGTGGAAGGCGCTGGGCAGGGGCGGCCCCGGGCAGGCCGGACCGGCGCGGGCCGGCGTGGACGGTCGCGAAGGCAGGCCCTTGCGGGGCGGGAGCGCGGGTGCTGGTACGGAGCGTGACCTCGCGGCATCGCGACCGCGCACGGACGGGTGTCAGTGGGCGAGGGCGAGGCGTGCGAAGAGCCGGGGAAACCCGGGACGGCTCCGTGTCAGGACTGGTGCGGTGAAAGCCGGGGGGAAGGCCGGCGGCGCCGGTGGGCCGAGGCGGAAGGCGTCAACAGCCGGACGGGACGCGCCGGAACGTCAGCAGCCGCGACAACAGGCGGCGGACGCCACCCGCAGCAGGTCGATGTGACCGCGCGTGGTGAGCAGGGCTGAACGTGACATGGCGTGAACGTAGCGACCCGTTCCGGACGGGGTCAACGACGTCTCGCCCCTCGGACGCGTGATCTTGCCCATTGGGCGACCCATGGGGTGGCGGCTTCGGTGCGGCACAGCGCGTACCGGGCGTGCGGCCGGGAAGATGAGAGACATGTCCGACGCCTTCACCACCCATGTCCTGACCATCACGACCGGCTCGCAGGAGACGGTGACCGATCTGACCGGCGACTGCGAGGAGTTCCTGCGCCGGCACGCGGCGGGCCGCGACGGTCTGCTCAACGTCTTCGTGCCGCACGCCACCGCCGGCATCGGTGTCCTGGAGACCGGTGCGGGCAGCGACGACGATCTGCTCGCCGCGCTGCACACCCTGCTTCCCGCCGACGACCGCTGGCAGCACCGGCACGGCAGCCCCGGCCACGGCCGCGACCACGTCGTGCCCGTGCTCGTCGCGCCGCACGCCACGCTGCCGGTCGTCGGCGGCCGGCTCGCCCTCGGCACCTGGCAGTCGGTGTGCCTGGTGGATACGAACAAGGACAATCCCAACCGGCAGGTCCGGCTCAGTTTTCTCGGCTGAACCGGGCGAAAGCAACTGCACAGGCCCGGGAGTTGAGGGTGTGGCATCATGGCCGCGTTGTCTGCCCGGGGGTGTGACGCCGCAATCCCCCGAGCCGCTGAAATCGGCTTCGCAACGGCCTGCTTCTCCAGCGTGGAAGGCGTGGAAGGCTAAGGATGAAGGTGTCTGGCTCTGCGTTACCGTCGCCGGAGGACCGTCGGCTCAGGCGCCGTCTCAAAAAGGTTCGTCAAAACTGTGAGGCGCTGCTCGCGGACTGGGGCATGGAGCACGGGTGCGGCATTGATGAACTGCACCGCTATCTCAGCACCCAGAACCGGCGTCCGATCCATCTGATTCCGATGCCCTTCCCGGAACGGCATCTCTTCGGTCTCTGGCTGAAACTCGACGACTTCGACATCATCGCTTACGAGAAAGCCGCCTCCCCGTCACACAAAGAACACATCATCGCCCATGAGCTCTCCCATATCGCCTTTGCCCACCGCGGTTCCGTGGAATTCGACCACAGCGATACCAGCCGCCTGTTCACCGACGTCGAACCGGCCGAGGTCCAGGGCATGTTGATGCGGTCCCGCTACAGCGACGACGAGGAGCAGGAGGCCGAGACGATGGCGTCGCTGATCCTGGCCCGCGCCACCAAGAGGTGGCTGGAACCGGCCTGGGGCGTCCCCGACGAGGCCGCGGAGATCGTCGCCCGCATCGAGAACGGCGTCGGCCACCCGGACCCGTCGTGAACGCGGTCAACACGGTCCTCACCTGGGTCTGCGCGCTCGGCGGCATCGCCGCCTTCGGCTACCGGCTGCCCGACCTGCTGCGCAGGAAGCACGACGTGGCCCTGTGGGCGCTCTGCGTCTACTTCCTGTGCTCGGGCATCAGCTTCCTGGTCGA
Encoded here:
- a CDS encoding ABC transporter ATP-binding protein; protein product: MATDLHGPVTTTATAPTDADAVRVEGLTRAFDGRPVIDGLDLTLRAGEFTALLGRSGCGKSTLLRVLAGLDREIEGTVLVPRRRAVAFQAPRLMPWKRVWRNVLLGLPGKPQRALAEAALEEVGLGHRSGAWPKTLSGGEAQRASLARALVREPDLLLLDEPFGALDALTRIKAQQLVAELWQRRGCAVLLVTHDVDEALLLADRVLVMRDGAIAHDTSVPLERPRSVGAPGFAALRSRLLGELGVEQPAVATASAA
- a CDS encoding NAD(P)-binding domain-containing protein → MREMDVVVIGAGQAGLSGAYHLRRAGLEPGRDFVVLDHAPRPGGAWQFRWPSLTYGKVHGMHALPGMELTGAAAGRPSSEVIGEYFAAYEDAFGLRVHRPVDVAAVREGDGGRLLVETSEGGFATRTLINATGTWDRPFWPRYPGHEVFRGRQLHTADYPGPGAFTGQRVVVVGGGASGTQHLMEIAEVAARTTWVTRRPPVFREGPFDEEAGREAVAMVEERVRLGLAPRSVVSVTGLPLNDAVRAARAKGVLDRLPMFDRLTEHGVAWDDGRSVEADAIVWATGFRPVVGHLAPLRLREAGGGIRLDGTRAVRDERVHLVGYGPSASTIGANRAGRAAVREIVRLLEREPAGV
- the mltG gene encoding endolytic transglycosylase MltG; amino-acid sequence: MSETPYGRRPRLTRRGRLLLLLVALLVVAAVVLVLVLRQSGAPPRSLVVPEGWRASQVYAAVDKRLDLSPGTAKKAAAATKLKLPAEARGNPEGYLFPATYPVTDDTTPGGLLGYMVETANRRFGQDRITEGARGSGLTVYQVVTIAGIVQAEADSVADMGKVARVIRNRLQRGMPLQMDSTLNYALNRSTLATTTDDTRTDSPYNTYEHKGLPPTPIANPGQQAVDAAIRPTPGAWLYFVTVAPGDTRFTDSYAQQLDNVREFNENQKKRDGGRPQG
- a CDS encoding ABC transporter permease, producing MTVDHAPPDAVAPAEEAAPPRGAATAPPAGPALEPVVPLASRGGRLRSVPRWLRRTVGPLTLLVLWQVLSATGVLSPDTLASPGTVARAGTDLISDGTLPSAMGISLQRVAVGLLVGGVAGIVLALLSGLSRLGEDLIDATVQMLRTVPWVGLIPLFIIWLGIGEAPKVALIALGVAFHLYLNVYAGIRGVDAQLVEAGKALGLGRWGLVRHVVLPGALPGAMTGLRYSLATAWLALVFGESINADAGIGFLMNQAREFFRTDVIVVCLVVYAFLGLLADAVVRTLERLLLQWRPTFTGQ
- a CDS encoding LLM class flavin-dependent oxidoreductase; protein product: MTVHLHWFLPTGGDGRTLVDRHAYTDGGLKRSRLSPVTGVRAPDIDYLAQIAKAAEQLGFEAVLTPTGTWCEDAWLTTVALAQHTERLKFLVAFRPGVISPVLAAQMAATYQRITRGRLLLNVVTGGDSTEQRRFGDHLDHDRRYARTSEFLSVVRGVWRGQPYDFDGEHYQVEGGLTALPPDPLPEIFFGGSSPAAGPVAADHADVYLTWGEPPAQVKQKIDWIRGLAEERGRTVRFGIRLHTISRDSSREAWATADRLLGDLDAETIAAAQQALGKSESVGQQRMLALHGGSRDSLEISPNLWAGVGLVRGGAGTALVGSHAQVADRIEEYHELGVEHFVLSGYPHLEEAYWFGEGVTPDLAARGLLATIPASPLLGVPAASGRPASAPGGAPLLVGGGR
- a CDS encoding ABC transporter ATP-binding protein: MRPEQSTWTPPPRGAEPPEPAQVRRILTLFRPYRARLAIVGLLVAASSLVSVASPFLLREILDVAIPHHRTGLLSLLALGMIGTAVLTSVFGVLQTLISTTVGQRVMHDLRTAVYAQLQRMPLAFFTRTRTGEVQSRIANDIGGMQATVTSTATSLVSNLTAVVASVVAMLALDWRLTCVSLLLLPVFVWISRRVGRERKKITTQRQKQMAAMAAEVTESLSVSGILLGRTMGRADSLTKNFAAESERLVDLEVRSNMAGRWRMSTIGIVMAAMPAVIYWAAGLALQTDGPSISIGTLVAFVSLQQGLFRPAVSLLATGVQMQTSLALFQRIFEYLDLPVDITEADEPVRLTTVRGTVRFEDVDFRYDEKQERPTLAGIDLTVPAGGSLAVVGPTGSGKSTLSYLVPRLYDVTGGRVTLDGVDVRDLDFDSLARAVGVVSQETYLFHASVAENLRFAKPDATDEELEAAARAAQIHDHIVSLPDGYDTLVGERGYRFSGGEKQRLAIARTILRDPPVLILDEATSALDTRTEHAVQQAIDALSEGRTTITIAHRLSTVRDADQIVVLDGGVIAERGTHEELVDRDGRYAALVRRDAEPAPVRS
- a CDS encoding YjbQ family protein, yielding MSDAFTTHVLTITTGSQETVTDLTGDCEEFLRRHAAGRDGLLNVFVPHATAGIGVLETGAGSDDDLLAALHTLLPADDRWQHRHGSPGHGRDHVVPVLVAPHATLPVVGGRLALGTWQSVCLVDTNKDNPNRQVRLSFLG
- a CDS encoding ABC transporter substrate-binding protein; this encodes MRRHTLPVLMLLPLTVLLAACGGNSAADTKAGSGSGSGSVTLDVGDQKGGSEAILKAAGELDHLDYTIKWSTFTSGPPLLEAVNAKAVDIGGVGNTPPVFAAGANSKIKIVAATHGSSAGEAILVPEDSPLKRPSDLKGKSIAVAQGSSAHYQLLSTLKKAGLGIGDVTPTYLQPADALAAFNRGKVDAWAVWDPYTSQVLGSKKGRILTTGEGQVNGLGFQVASPAALKDPAKAKAIGDYLQRLNRAQDWVFKHPEEWAKVWSKETGLPYSVALDSVKRSNGTRVAVAVDDAAISSEQQIADTFADLKLIPRRFSFKDYVDTRFNGSLPPSTTAPRSYGKASS